The Streptomyces sp. NBC_01689 genome includes a window with the following:
- a CDS encoding aminoglycoside N(3)-acetyltransferase: MLHPAADARTPGPYSGRELARDLRALGVGRGDVVMVHTSLSALGWTVGGPVALLSALREAVGAPGTLVVPAFTTYLTDPATWVQRPVPPTWWPRVRASLPPFDPDVHPVQPRLGRFPEFVRTLPGARRSPHPLYSLAASGPAAPALLAAHPLPYGLGARSPLTALGGAAAKVLMIGVGWDKCTVLHLAEHLTPYPGRRVHRMRVPRAGDDGTTVWQDSDQLVMYEGDYARIGDRAVRAGLVREGPLGAARALLCPVAGLVDLACGWLERHRDLSAWGVAPNMTGVREAPVTAL, translated from the coding sequence ATGCTGCACCCCGCCGCGGACGCCCGCACCCCCGGCCCCTACAGCGGCCGCGAACTGGCCCGGGACCTGCGGGCCCTGGGCGTCGGACGCGGCGACGTCGTCATGGTCCACACCTCCCTGAGCGCCCTGGGCTGGACGGTGGGCGGTCCCGTCGCCCTGCTGTCGGCGCTGCGGGAGGCCGTCGGGGCGCCGGGAACCCTCGTCGTACCCGCCTTCACCACCTACCTGACCGACCCGGCGACCTGGGTCCAGCGGCCCGTGCCGCCCACGTGGTGGCCCCGCGTCAGGGCGTCCCTGCCCCCGTTCGACCCGGACGTGCACCCCGTCCAGCCCCGGCTGGGCCGCTTCCCCGAGTTCGTACGGACCCTGCCCGGCGCCCGCCGCTCCCCGCACCCGCTCTACTCGCTGGCCGCCTCCGGCCCGGCCGCCCCCGCCCTGCTCGCCGCCCACCCGCTGCCCTACGGCCTGGGTGCGCGCAGCCCGCTGACCGCGCTGGGCGGTGCGGCCGCGAAGGTCCTGATGATCGGGGTGGGCTGGGACAAGTGCACCGTCCTGCACCTGGCCGAACACCTCACCCCCTACCCGGGGCGCCGCGTCCACCGCATGCGGGTGCCCCGCGCGGGCGACGACGGGACCACCGTCTGGCAGGACAGCGACCAACTCGTCATGTACGAGGGTGACTACGCGCGCATCGGCGACCGCGCCGTCCGCGCCGGTCTGGTCCGGGAGGGTCCTCTCGGTGCGGCCCGTGCCCTGCTGTGCCCGGTCGCCGGACTCGTGGACCTGGCCTGCGGCTGGCTGGAGCGGCACCGGGACCTGAGCGCCTGGGGTGTGGCACCGAACATGACCGGCGTACGGGA